Within the Miscanthus floridulus cultivar M001 chromosome 2, ASM1932011v1, whole genome shotgun sequence genome, the region AATATAAACGAGGCTCTACTAGGAGGAATCTAGGTAAAAGCCTATAAATGCCCATCTTGCGTACAGGTAACATAACGCGCGCGCAAGCGCAGCCACTGTGGAGGGATGGTTTTTCTACAGTGGAGTGGAGTAGATTAGAGTAGAGTAGTTGGTGCTAGGTCCCATCAGCATCTGCATCTAATTAAGCAAGCGAGATTAACGCAGCCGTAATCAGCGTACTAACTAAGGGCGCGCGGCCTGATTACTGCTGGTAAAACTAGAGCAGAGCACAGCTGATGGCCGGCCGGCCTCCTGAAAAGGACTGGGCGGGCGGCCGGGCAGTGAGTCAGAGCATGCACGTACCGAGTGAGCGATCAGGCGGCGCGTGTGGGCGGCACGGCAACGCAACCCAGCACGCCGGACCAGGGCCAGGCGGCCAGGCCCCGGGGAAGGGGACGGAGAGCCCGAGCCGGGCCGGACCCTCACGAATCGCGAGGCAGAGAGAGGTAGAGAGACCCCACCCCACCCAGAGACTGCGAGCCCCCGAATTGCTGCGCGCCTGCGCCCACCTGGTCAGACGCACGGGGGACGGGGGTGACTACTAGCTCGGGTCCCCTGCCCGCTGCCCGCACGCCGCGACGCCCAAACGCAACCAAAACCACCACCCACGGCACCCGCCTCTTTTTCTGCTCTGAATTGCTGCCTCCCCCGCCCTTGTGCGTAGCGCCAGCCGGCAGCTCCGCTCGCGCTGGCTAGCTGCTCCAAATAGCAAGCAAAGGGAGCCAGCCAGCCGTCACGCCCGCTCGACACCCCCACCAGACCAGAGAGGCCAGAGGCCACCGCCGCTCCCGCCCGAGCGAGCGCGTGCGCGGTCCATGCGTGCCAATTGACTCGCGACCACGAGCACGCTCTCAGCTCTCTCACTCAGTTTCAGTCCCAGTCTCAGCCTcagtcgctctctctctctccctcccgggGCCTAGCGAGCTCGTCAGCTGCAGTACCTTGCTCCGCCTCCGAGCCCGGCGCGGCGGCGCGAGCGAGCGGGATCTGCTCTCACGGGCGCGTGGCCGTCCATGGGCTGGCCGCCGAGCAGCGCCTGGGACCGGCGACGACGGGGCCTGTCCGCCGCCCTGCTGCTCTtcgtcctcctcctgctgctcttCTCCGCCTTCGGTATTGCACTAAGCCACTctcacacgcacgcacgcacacggCCGCAGCACATGCCGAGCCTGAGCTGTCTTGTCTTGTCTTGCCTTTCTGCAGGGACGTGCACACCGGCGAGGGGGAGCGGCGGGGTggcgccgacgacgacgaccaaGGAGGACGGGTACTCGTGGTCCTGGGACGggagcggcgcggcggcgcggcgggggcTGGTGGGGCCGGGGTCGTCGCCGCCCACGTGCCGCAGCCGCTGCGGGGGCTGCCACCCCTGCCGCCCCGTCCACGTCGCCATCCAGCCCGGCCGGATCTTCCCGCTCGAGTACTACCCGGAGGCCTGGCGCTGCAAGTGCGGCAACAAGCTCTTCATGCCCTGATCGAACCCCTGACCCGGCAACGGCGGCGCCACCTCTCCCTGCTGCGCACACGCTGATGCTGGTGCTTCGCTGGAGCTCACTCTACAGCCACGACGATGCAGCTGCTGCCTGCACGTACTGCACGCAGGGGACTAGAGGAGGCTAGCTCTactggtgctgctgctggtgtAGAGAGGGACATGGAGAAACACggcaaggaaaaaaaaagaaggtTCTTGGTGAGAAGAGGACACGAGACGAACAAGAAATTTGCCCGAGATAACAGACCATGGAACATGGATGGAGGCCTCGATTCTAGTACCATTCTAATGATTGGAAGAACATTTGCAGAGTTCTTGGAGGCTGATACACGAGCTAGTCTGATACTCCCTACTCTATGTTAAGTAACCGGTTGTGTGTTGTGAGTACAAAGAGAGAGAGACGTCGGTGTCGCCATTTTTGTTCTTCTTTTTCTGCCTTCTGCTTCCTGCCGTTTCCTTTCGCTACAATTCTTGGGATGTAGTCCCTGCGATTATGATCTGTGCTGTGATTCTGTGGACTTCTTGGTCGTTCGGACATACTGACTTTTATGCGATTATGATCTGTGCGATGGTCATCCAAGCATAATAACTTTGATCATCTTGTACTCTTAAGTTATTCTAAATCTTTGTCATCTCGTTGCTCTGGATAGATCGAGCTAGGGGATGAGACCTGAAAACCATTTCTTCCTTCAGGCCCTTGCCTGTCATCAGGGCAGGGTTGTCTAATCTCCATCTTATGGCCAGTGCATCCGTGCAGTCAGGAGGTACTGAAAACATTCTCAGACAATATTGGTTTGCATgagtcaggtgacttattaagtcagaGTGACTGAAAATCAGTGTAAGTCATGCCCGTTTGGTTGTAGATGATTTATAAGCTCATTAAAGATGTGGGCGCACGTAGGAAAgtgtgacttataagttttaagaagggtgaaccaacttaaaacttataagttggggtgacttataagttggtggtgtttgacaaaaTAAATCATTTATTTCAATTTTTAACTTATAAATAGGTGATTTATTTGTAACTAAACATGCCATTGTGTCGTCTAGCTTCGACTTACGGAGGTGAAGCTGCCTTTCCGATACCTTTGCTCCGACTTTGGCTTTGGCTTACGCGGTTGTGCAGTAAAGCAAAGGTACTAGCACAGAACAAACCCATAGGTTGCGGGAAGAGAGATCGATTTAGGTACTCCCTTCATCTAAAAATGAAGGATACATGTCATTCTCGATAAGTTAAGTTTTTAAAGTTagattaaatatatataaaaatatcaaAATGTATGGTGCATATTAAACATCATTAGACATTCTATTAATAGTTAAACATTTTTTTTGTAATAAATATATTTAAGCAGTACAAGTACTCAACCTCACAGAAAAGCAGGTCGAGCGAGCCCCCAAACGATGAAAAGATGAGGAAAGGGGGAAACAGTGGCGCGAATAACAGGAGGATGTAGCCATACAGTACTTGAGCCCAGCTTTTACAGAAGCTACTCGACTCCTCGAAATAACCATACACAATGTCAAGCAACAGTGGCTACGCCGGCCTTTTCCTCGTCTCTGCCACAGCCAGTGACACTATGCTGCTGCTGCTTTACTCGCGTCAAATCAACATAAGTTCCCTAGAGCTACTTTTGTTTTTGCTgaagaaaaaatattttactaATGCTTTTGTTTTTGCTGTCCGAGTCTGAGATCTGAATGCCACATTACATGGGCTAGTAGTAGGCTGATCTACTGCATGCCCATCACTCCATCAGGCCCAGGGCTAGTCATCGTTGCATTATAATCCTTCCTTGGCAGGCTAGGCTCCATTTTTGTGTCATTCAGGCACGCACATTGAGGCCAGCACCTGCAGCTTTCCCTTGCGAAAATGGTGGGTTTGCTCATTGCTTGCTCCTCTTCAACCTTTGCTCATTCCTCTCGCCTTGGACCGTTGGACGCTTCAAATTTCGAGCTAGCgatatttttatatatttattattttttgagcaagaaaattTTCTGGGCATACTGTTGGGAGGGTGGTGAGGCCTTGTTTTCAAGGGTTGCTCGTCTAAGAGAATCTTATGCACTATAATACTGGAAAAAAAAACTCGGTAAAACTGGGAAAAAAGAATAGCTGCAACTCCGAAAGAAGCCCTGCTAATAGCAGGGACACTGAGCCTTGTCCTCGAGCAATTTTTAAAAGCCTACTGTGAAGCTGGCCGGAGATGGAACAAGAGTCCTAAAAAGGGTTACAGCTTACAGGCTCTCGTCAAGTACTAATGCGTCACTCTCATTTCGTAGCAGCCAGCTGCTGTTGGAATCTGGATAATAATAATGACAAAGATAAGTACAAAAATATTACTAGTAAGAACAACGAGGTCCGTGACGGGCAATTTACTGATATAATAACTACTGCCGTTCCACGCGAAGGCCATCCCCATTTCCATTTAAAGATAAACGGAAGTACATGAGTTCGATTAAGAAGGAAAGAACTACAGAGAGCACAAAACAGAGCTCCTAGCCTAAACTCTGTCTTAGAGTCAGATGGCTAAGGAGTAAGGAGATAAGAGAGCATCATTACAGCCTTAACACCAAGCACCAAGCAAAAGAGAAACTTATTACAGTTCATCCCGATAAGTACTGCTGTTTTACATAGATAGAAGACGCTGCTGAGAAGCACAGTACGTAGGAGAAAGAGCAAAATCTGTGTGCTTATCCAACTGACGAGTGACGACGATGCTCTCCCTGAAAAACTGGCTTCTTGAACCTGTCTACAGTTCTACAGCTCCCGTTTTCTCTCGAAACGAAAAAGGGTGTGAGCAGTGGGCGGTTGGGTTGGGCACCGTCGCAGTTTGCGCCGGCGCAGCTGCCAAAGCTTCGCCTGTTTGCTTTCTTCTAACAGTATTCTTGGGAGCAACGTTGCTTGCTCTTGGAGCAAtgcgatgctcatgctcatgctcgcTCGCCCCGTTGCTGTTGCTGTTCCTGTTCGTGAGCAGCGCAACCACTTGGTGCTCGTAGAATAGAACGCGGAGCAGTAACACAGATCCAAGGGACAAGCTACAATCTGAACTTATGAGCCAGCTTACCGctaaatctatagtatttttctctcatagtaAAACAGCGTCGACTTTAATACCCGTCGAACGGTCTAGAACGCGGAGCAGTAACACAGAAACAAGGAACAATCTGAAAACAGCCCCCCAGCTGTTGGTGCTCGTAGTAACAGAGAAACAAGCATCTTTCTTGTCCGACGATGCAGGCCAGCTTCTGTAGCTGGGGAAACATGGGGAGCGACCTGCGTGTCTCGGAGCGCATGCAATGCGCTGCACTGGATTGCCCTGCTGATTTCATTTGGAGAACCAAACGTGATGGTGTGATGGACAGCAACAACTCAGTCAGTCAGTCAGTTAGCCTTGTCAGTTGCACAGTCTAAATATGTTCATGGTGGATGCAATGCAAGTGGATGGTCAATTTGCAGTTTTTGCATTGTTAATTACTACTGGGTTTAGTACTATTTTTCAGTATTTCAGCATAATGCGTGCCTACAAAATTGGCAGTTTCTACTAGTTTTACAGAGCTTTGACATACCTCAAGACATGTTTCGACAGTTTCGCCATCCACGAACACATTATCCGACCAGCAAGTACTATAGTTTATTTCCAGTCGCCGGAGGCCCAAAGACAAATCTCTACTGAAGAAGCTGTGGAGGTCCATATGTTGATGGAAGACTCTGGGCCCATGAAAAGGCACTAGGACTCTCGGGCCATTACATGTCCGTCGTAGCCCATCATTACTGTTCATGGAAAGGAAACACGCCGGCTTTATGGCCTGTTATGTGGTTCACTTTTATGAAACTGAGAGGAAGATAAATCTTATAATAATAAAGTATTTCAAATGATTCTGGCGAATACAAATACTTAGCGTGTTCCTTCTATTTTAACTAGCACAACACCGTGCATTGCCAGGTAAATACAAATTTTATTACTACTTGTTGTTTTTATAAGAgtagaaaaaaaaggaaatgaTGAACTGAACGCAATAAAATCAAAATAGCCTAATTTTATCTGTCCTCTGAAGAAAAAAAGGCTCTGAACATTCAGATACCAATGTCACCCAAAAGTCATATCATATAGAAAAAAGAAGGAAGGACACTATCCTCTGTCCTCTGAAGCAAATGGCAGCTCTGTCATATTATCTGAATGTGATCAGAAGTTCAGAGCAAGCAAGCTAAGAGTCTCTTTATTTATCCCAGTATTCACAGAAGCACTTTATTCCATATCAACATAAAATGATCCGGGTAACAACATCTCCTACACTGCAAATCAA harbors:
- the LOC136540618 gene encoding EPIDERMAL PATTERNING FACTOR-like protein 4 — its product is MGWPPSSAWDRRRRGLSAALLLFVLLLLLFSAFGTCTPARGSGGVAPTTTTKEDGYSWSWDGSGAAARRGLVGPGSSPPTCRSRCGGCHPCRPVHVAIQPGRIFPLEYYPEAWRCKCGNKLFMP